One stretch of Bordetella avium DNA includes these proteins:
- the atpE gene encoding F0F1 ATP synthase subunit C — protein MTNVAFVALACGLIIGLGAIGACIGIALMGGKYLEASARQPELMNALQTKMFLLAGLIDAAFLIGVGIAMLFAFANPFVG, from the coding sequence ATGACCAACGTCGCTTTCGTTGCTCTCGCTTGCGGTCTCATCATCGGTCTGGGCGCTATCGGCGCTTGCATCGGTATCGCACTGATGGGTGGCAAGTATCTGGAAGCTTCGGCTCGTCAGCCCGAACTGATGAACGCGCTGCAAACCAAGATGTTCCTGCTGGCCGGTCTGATCGACGCGGCGTTCCTGATCGGCGTGGGTATCGCCATGCTGTTCGCCTTCGCCAACCCGTTCGTTGGCTAA
- the atpG gene encoding F0F1 ATP synthase subunit gamma yields the protein MPGIKEIRTKIKSVQNTRKITKAMEMVAASKMRKAQERMRAGRPYANKVREIAAHLMQANPEYNHPYLQQREIKAVGVVLVTTDKGLCGGLNTNISRLTLNRFKDFEAQNIQVRATAFGNKGLGLLTRIGTKLVSQETQLGDKPDLDRLLGAIKVQLDDYLEGRIDALYVATTRFVNTMKQEPVFLRLLPLASGLNDPFQSGLEHLESTTEVKSDYGWDYIYEPDAKSVIDDLLQRYVEGLLYQAVAENMASEQSARMVAMKAASDNAKKVIGELQLVYNKTRQAAITKEISEIVGGAAAV from the coding sequence ATGCCCGGAATCAAGGAAATCCGAACCAAGATCAAGAGCGTGCAGAACACGCGCAAGATCACCAAGGCGATGGAAATGGTCGCCGCATCCAAGATGCGCAAGGCGCAGGAACGGATGCGTGCGGGCCGTCCGTACGCCAACAAGGTGCGCGAGATCGCCGCGCATCTGATGCAGGCTAACCCCGAGTACAACCACCCCTATCTCCAGCAGCGTGAGATCAAGGCGGTGGGGGTGGTGCTGGTTACGACTGACAAGGGTCTGTGCGGTGGCTTGAACACCAATATCAGCCGTCTTACCCTGAATCGCTTCAAGGACTTTGAAGCCCAGAATATTCAGGTGCGGGCGACCGCCTTCGGCAATAAGGGCCTGGGCCTCTTGACGCGTATCGGCACGAAACTGGTGTCGCAGGAAACTCAGCTCGGCGACAAGCCCGATCTGGACCGCCTGCTGGGCGCCATCAAGGTGCAGCTCGACGACTACCTCGAGGGCCGCATCGACGCGCTCTACGTGGCGACTACCCGCTTCGTCAATACGATGAAGCAGGAGCCGGTGTTCCTGCGTCTTTTGCCCTTGGCCTCTGGTTTGAATGATCCCTTCCAGTCGGGCCTGGAGCATCTTGAGAGCACGACCGAGGTCAAGTCTGACTACGGCTGGGACTACATCTACGAACCGGATGCCAAGAGTGTGATCGACGATTTGCTGCAACGCTACGTCGAAGGTCTTCTGTATCAGGCCGTTGCCGAGAACATGGCCTCGGAACAGTCCGCTCGTATGGTCGCCATGAAGGCGGCGTCGGACAACGCAAAGAAGGTCATCGGCGAACTGCAGCTGGTCTACAACAAGACCCGTCAGGCCGCGATCACCAAGGAAATTTCGGAAATCGTAGGGGGCGCTGCCGCGGTGTAA
- a CDS encoding F0F1 ATP synthase subunit epsilon has translation MATLHVDVVSAEEAIFSGEAKFVVLPGESGELGILPGHTPLISRIRPGTVKIVRADEGEENIFVAGGILEVQPGSVTVLSDTAIRAADLDEARALAAREKAEEALRNAKDREDIAAVEAELAMLAAQALAARRLRPGRGSH, from the coding sequence ATGGCAACCCTGCATGTTGATGTGGTCAGCGCAGAGGAAGCGATCTTCTCCGGTGAGGCGAAGTTCGTGGTGCTGCCTGGCGAGTCGGGCGAACTGGGCATTTTGCCCGGTCACACTCCGCTCATTTCGCGCATCCGCCCCGGGACGGTCAAGATCGTCCGTGCCGACGAAGGCGAGGAAAACATCTTCGTCGCTGGGGGCATTCTGGAAGTGCAGCCTGGCAGCGTAACCGTGTTGTCCGATACGGCCATCCGTGCCGCTGATCTGGACGAAGCCCGTGCCCTGGCCGCTCGCGAAAAAGCCGAAGAGGCTTTGCGCAACGCCAAAGACCGCGAGGACATCGCTGCGGTCGAGGCCGAGCTGGCCATGCTGGCGGCCCAGGCCCTGGCGGCCCGCCGTCTGCGTCCTGGCCGCGGTTCGCACTAA
- the hemE gene encoding uroporphyrinogen decarboxylase, with amino-acid sequence MSVALKNDVFLRALLREPVPYTPIWLMRQAGRYLPEYNATRARAGSFMGLAQNPAYATEVTLQPLERYPLDAAILFSDILTVPDAMGLGLDFAPGEGPRFAHPLRDEADVARLAVPDMEKLRYVFDAVSSIRRALDGRVPLIGFAGSPWTIACYMVEGRGSDDYRKIKMLLYSRPELLHRVLEINAEATTHYLNAQIEAGAQAVMIFDSWGGVLADGLYQAFSLAYTRRVIAGLHREREGRRVPVIAFTKGGGLWLEDIAASGCDAVGLDWTVNLGQARARVADAVALQGNLDPMTLFGSAQAIRAEARRTLDSFGPVGKGGHVFNLGHGISQFTPPEAVIELVDEVHQYSRALHQ; translated from the coding sequence GTGTCCGTTGCCCTGAAGAATGATGTGTTCCTGCGTGCTCTTCTGCGTGAACCCGTGCCCTATACGCCGATCTGGCTGATGCGTCAGGCTGGCCGTTACCTGCCCGAGTACAACGCCACGCGCGCCCGGGCAGGGTCTTTCATGGGGCTGGCTCAAAATCCGGCTTATGCCACTGAGGTGACCTTACAGCCGCTCGAGCGTTATCCACTGGATGCCGCCATCTTGTTTTCCGACATCCTGACCGTGCCCGATGCCATGGGACTAGGCCTGGATTTCGCGCCAGGTGAAGGGCCGCGCTTTGCCCATCCTCTGCGCGACGAGGCCGATGTGGCGCGTCTGGCTGTGCCCGACATGGAGAAACTGCGATATGTCTTCGACGCCGTGAGCAGCATTCGCCGTGCCTTGGATGGCCGTGTGCCCCTGATCGGCTTTGCCGGCAGTCCTTGGACGATTGCTTGTTATATGGTCGAGGGCCGGGGCAGCGACGACTACCGCAAAATCAAGATGCTGCTGTACTCCCGGCCTGAGCTGCTGCACCGCGTGCTGGAAATCAATGCCGAGGCAACCACGCATTATTTGAATGCTCAGATCGAGGCGGGCGCGCAGGCCGTCATGATTTTCGACAGTTGGGGCGGCGTGCTCGCCGACGGCCTGTATCAGGCTTTTTCGCTGGCTTATACCCGCCGCGTGATTGCCGGTCTGCACCGAGAGCGGGAGGGCCGCCGCGTGCCCGTGATCGCCTTCACCAAGGGCGGCGGCCTGTGGCTGGAAGATATTGCCGCCAGCGGCTGTGATGCGGTGGGCCTGGATTGGACGGTCAATCTTGGGCAGGCGCGTGCGCGAGTGGCGGATGCGGTGGCGCTACAGGGCAATCTGGACCCGATGACGCTGTTCGGTTCCGCTCAGGCCATTCGTGCCGAGGCGCGTCGCACGCTCGACAGTTTTGGTCCGGTTGGCAAGGGAGGGCATGTGTTCAACCTGGGCCATGGCATATCCCAATTCACGCCGCCTGAGGCGGTGATCGAACTGGTGGATGAAGTTCACCAGTACAGCCGCGCCTTGCATCAGTAG
- a CDS encoding ATP synthase subunit I, translated as MQKSLVLTDTDRAAINARACRELFMAVVAQGLMGLVAAAIAGIVAGTSAAASALLGAGAYFLPNALFALRLLINVVKSIRPDPLTFFLGEMFKLLMTALLLWLIWHYTQAWLVWPAVLLGLILTLKGYLVLLMFRKLS; from the coding sequence ATGCAGAAGAGTTTGGTTCTTACCGACACAGATCGTGCGGCTATCAATGCGCGTGCGTGCCGGGAGCTCTTCATGGCCGTTGTGGCTCAGGGGCTCATGGGACTCGTAGCGGCGGCAATCGCGGGGATTGTTGCGGGAACGTCGGCGGCAGCGTCGGCGTTGTTGGGAGCGGGGGCGTATTTCTTGCCCAATGCATTGTTTGCATTGCGCTTGTTGATAAACGTCGTTAAGTCTATCCGGCCCGATCCGTTGACATTTTTCCTTGGTGAAATGTTCAAGTTGCTCATGACGGCGCTGCTGTTGTGGCTGATATGGCACTACACCCAGGCCTGGTTGGTCTGGCCGGCAGTGCTGTTGGGCTTGATCCTGACGCTCAAGGGCTACCTCGTGCTGCTGATGTTCCGCAAGTTGTCATAG
- the atpD gene encoding F0F1 ATP synthase subunit beta, translating into MSNGTIVQCIGAVVDIQFPRDQMPKIYEALTLADEGSSFAEQGLTFEVQQQLGDGVVRTIALGSSDGLRRGMPVSRTGAPISVPVGHGTLGRIMDVLGRPIDEAGPINADEKRAIHQHAPKFDELSPSVELLETGIKVIDLVCPFAKGGKVGLFGGAGVGKTVNMMELINNIAKQHSGLSVFAGVGERTREGNDFYHEMEESNVLDKVAMVFGQMNEPPGNRLRVALTGLTMAEKFRDEGRDILFFVDNIYRYTLAGTEVSALLGRMPSAVGYQPTLAEEMGVLQERITSTKTGSITSIQAVYVPADDLTDPSPATTFQHLDSTVVLSRDIAALGIYPAVDPLDSSSRQLDPQVVGEEHYQVARGVQQTLQRYKELRDIIAILGMDELSPEDKQAVARARKIQRFLSQPFHVAEVFTGSPGKYVPLAETIRGFKMIVEGECDALPEQAFYMVGTIDEAFEKAKKLQ; encoded by the coding sequence ATGAGCAACGGAACCATCGTTCAGTGCATCGGCGCCGTGGTGGATATTCAGTTCCCCCGCGACCAAATGCCCAAGATCTACGAAGCCCTCACTCTGGCCGACGAGGGTTCCTCGTTCGCTGAGCAAGGTCTGACGTTCGAAGTGCAACAGCAGCTCGGTGATGGCGTGGTTCGCACGATCGCCCTGGGCTCCAGCGACGGCCTGCGCCGTGGCATGCCCGTTAGCCGTACCGGCGCCCCGATTTCGGTGCCCGTCGGTCACGGCACGCTGGGCCGCATCATGGACGTGCTGGGTCGTCCCATCGACGAAGCCGGCCCCATCAATGCAGACGAAAAGCGCGCGATTCACCAACACGCGCCGAAGTTCGACGAACTGTCGCCTTCGGTTGAGCTGCTCGAAACCGGCATCAAGGTTATTGACTTGGTTTGCCCCTTCGCCAAGGGCGGCAAGGTCGGCCTGTTCGGCGGCGCCGGCGTGGGCAAGACCGTCAACATGATGGAACTGATCAACAACATCGCCAAGCAGCACAGCGGCTTGTCGGTGTTCGCCGGTGTGGGTGAGCGTACCCGTGAGGGCAACGACTTCTACCACGAAATGGAAGAGTCCAACGTTCTGGACAAGGTTGCGATGGTGTTCGGTCAGATGAACGAACCCCCGGGCAACCGTCTGCGCGTGGCACTGACCGGTCTGACGATGGCCGAGAAGTTCCGTGATGAAGGCCGTGACATTCTGTTCTTCGTGGACAACATCTATCGCTACACCCTGGCCGGTACCGAAGTGTCCGCACTGCTGGGCCGTATGCCGTCCGCCGTGGGTTACCAGCCGACGCTGGCCGAGGAAATGGGTGTTCTGCAAGAGCGCATCACCTCGACCAAGACCGGCTCGATCACGTCCATCCAGGCCGTGTACGTGCCTGCCGATGACTTGACCGACCCCTCGCCCGCGACGACCTTCCAGCATTTGGACTCGACCGTCGTGCTGTCGCGTGACATTGCCGCACTGGGTATCTACCCCGCCGTTGATCCGCTGGATTCCTCCAGCCGCCAGCTTGACCCGCAAGTCGTGGGTGAAGAGCACTACCAGGTGGCCCGTGGCGTGCAGCAGACGCTGCAGCGCTACAAGGAATTGCGCGACATCATCGCGATTCTGGGTATGGACGAACTGTCGCCGGAAGACAAGCAGGCCGTGGCCCGCGCACGCAAGATCCAGCGCTTCCTGTCGCAGCCCTTCCACGTGGCCGAAGTGTTCACGGGTTCGCCTGGCAAGTATGTGCCGCTGGCCGAAACCATCCGTGGCTTCAAGATGATCGTCGAGGGTGAGTGCGATGCGCTGCCTGAGCAGGCCTTCTACATGGTCGGCACGATTGACGAAGCCTTCGAGAAGGCCAAGAAACTGCAATAA
- the atpA gene encoding F0F1 ATP synthase subunit alpha, whose protein sequence is MQLNPSEISELLKSRIEGLGASTDVRTQGTVVSVTDGITRIHGLSDVMQGEMLEFPNNVFGLALNLERDSVGAVILGDYTGVSEGDQVKTTGRILEVPVGPELRGRVVNTLGLPIDGKGPINTKETDIIEKVAPGVIARRSVSQPLQTGIKAIDSMVPIGRGQRELIIGDRQTGKTAVAVDTIISQKGKGVTCVYVAIGQKASTINNVVRKLEEHGAMEYTIVVAASASDSAAMQYLAAYAGCTMGEYFRDRGEDALIIYDDLTKQAWAYRQVSLLLRRPPGREAYPGDVFYLHSRLLERAARVNEEYVEKFTNGAVKGKTGSLTALPIIETQAGDVSAFVPTNVISITDGQIFLETDLFNAGVRPAINAGISVSRVGGAAQTKVVKKLSGGIRTDLAQYRELAAFAQFASDLDDATRRQLERGKRVVELLKQPQYQPLQVWELAVSLYTVNNGYLDDVDVAQVLSFEKSLKDQLKAKHAALIQRIEDTKELSKDDEAELAAAVQDFKKHGAF, encoded by the coding sequence ATGCAACTCAATCCCTCCGAGATCAGCGAACTGCTCAAGAGCCGCATCGAGGGCCTGGGCGCTTCGACTGATGTTCGTACCCAAGGTACCGTCGTCTCCGTGACTGACGGTATTACCCGCATTCACGGTCTGTCCGACGTGATGCAGGGCGAAATGCTCGAATTTCCCAACAATGTTTTCGGTCTGGCTCTGAACCTCGAGCGCGACTCGGTCGGCGCCGTGATTCTGGGCGACTACACCGGCGTGTCCGAAGGCGACCAGGTCAAGACCACCGGCCGCATTCTTGAAGTGCCGGTCGGCCCTGAGCTGCGTGGCCGCGTGGTGAACACGCTCGGTCTGCCCATCGACGGCAAAGGCCCGATCAACACCAAAGAAACCGACATCATCGAAAAAGTGGCCCCCGGCGTTATCGCCCGCCGCTCGGTGTCGCAGCCGCTGCAAACCGGTATCAAGGCTATCGATTCGATGGTCCCGATCGGTCGTGGTCAGCGCGAGCTGATCATCGGCGACCGCCAGACCGGTAAGACCGCTGTTGCCGTCGATACCATCATCAGCCAGAAGGGCAAGGGCGTCACCTGCGTGTACGTCGCCATCGGCCAGAAGGCATCGACCATCAACAACGTGGTGCGCAAGCTCGAAGAGCATGGCGCCATGGAATACACCATCGTCGTGGCCGCTTCGGCCTCCGACTCGGCCGCCATGCAATACCTGGCTGCCTACGCCGGTTGCACGATGGGCGAATACTTCCGTGATCGTGGCGAAGACGCCCTGATCATTTATGACGATCTGACCAAGCAAGCCTGGGCCTATCGCCAGGTCTCGCTGCTGCTGCGCCGTCCGCCGGGCCGCGAAGCCTACCCGGGCGACGTGTTCTACCTGCACTCGCGCCTGCTGGAGCGTGCCGCTCGCGTCAACGAAGAGTACGTCGAGAAGTTCACGAACGGCGCCGTCAAGGGCAAGACCGGTTCGCTGACTGCTCTGCCTATCATCGAGACGCAGGCCGGTGACGTGTCCGCCTTCGTGCCGACCAACGTGATCTCGATCACCGACGGTCAGATCTTCCTGGAAACCGACCTGTTCAACGCCGGTGTCCGTCCCGCTATCAACGCCGGTATCTCGGTGTCCCGTGTGGGCGGCGCCGCTCAGACCAAGGTCGTCAAGAAGCTGTCGGGCGGTATCCGTACCGACTTGGCGCAGTACCGTGAGCTGGCCGCTTTCGCGCAGTTCGCCTCCGATCTGGACGACGCTACCCGTCGCCAGCTCGAGCGCGGCAAGCGCGTGGTCGAACTGCTCAAGCAGCCGCAATACCAGCCGCTGCAAGTGTGGGAACTGGCCGTGTCGCTGTACACCGTGAACAACGGTTATCTGGATGATGTGGACGTGGCTCAGGTGCTGTCCTTCGAGAAGTCCCTCAAGGACCAGCTCAAGGCCAAGCATGCCGCCTTGATCCAGCGCATCGAAGACACCAAGGAACTGTCCAAGGATGACGAGGCCGAACTGGCCGCCGCCGTCCAGGATTTCAAGAAGCACGGTGCTTTTTAA
- the atpB gene encoding F0F1 ATP synthase subunit A — protein sequence MAAASGASPQSEYIQHHLVHLNNLGEKQSVIAQFNVINYDSLFWSGLMGLIVIFCLWLAARRATAGVPGRFQGFVEMIVDMVNDQAKGIVQNAKSREFVAPLALTVFLWIILMNALDLLPVDLFPTIWRVTGLGAEHGDPLYYHRILPTADLNVPMGMSLGVLLLMFYYGIKIKHPAGFVKELFTAPFHAHGLAALVLAPFNLLLNLIEYAAKSVSLGMRLFGNMFAGELIFMLIALLGGAWTGFNASSIGLGIGHVLAGSVWAIFHILIVLLQAFIFMMLTLVYIGQAHEGH from the coding sequence ATGGCTGCAGCCAGTGGCGCGTCGCCTCAGTCCGAGTACATCCAGCATCATTTGGTGCACCTGAACAACCTGGGCGAGAAGCAATCCGTCATCGCCCAGTTCAACGTCATCAACTATGACTCGTTGTTCTGGTCGGGCCTCATGGGTCTGATCGTCATTTTCTGCCTGTGGCTGGCCGCGCGCCGCGCCACGGCGGGTGTGCCGGGCCGTTTCCAGGGTTTCGTCGAAATGATCGTCGACATGGTCAACGATCAGGCCAAGGGCATTGTGCAAAACGCCAAGAGCCGCGAGTTCGTCGCACCGCTGGCCTTGACCGTCTTCCTGTGGATCATTCTGATGAATGCCCTGGACTTGCTGCCGGTCGATCTGTTCCCCACCATCTGGCGCGTTACGGGCCTGGGTGCCGAGCATGGCGATCCGCTCTACTACCATCGCATTCTTCCCACTGCTGACCTGAACGTGCCGATGGGCATGTCGCTGGGCGTGCTGCTGCTGATGTTCTATTACGGCATCAAGATCAAGCACCCGGCGGGTTTCGTCAAAGAATTGTTCACCGCGCCTTTCCACGCTCACGGCCTGGCCGCGCTCGTGCTGGCTCCCTTCAACCTGCTGCTCAACCTGATCGAATACGCCGCCAAGTCGGTTTCGCTGGGTATGCGGTTATTCGGCAATATGTTTGCCGGTGAGCTGATTTTTATGCTGATCGCCCTGCTGGGTGGCGCCTGGACAGGCTTCAACGCCTCCAGCATCGGTTTGGGCATTGGGCATGTGTTGGCCGGTTCGGTGTGGGCAATCTTCCACATCCTGATCGTGCTGCTGCAGGCATTCATCTTCATGATGTTGACCCTGGTGTATATCGGTCAGGCTCACGAAGGTCATTGA
- a CDS encoding F0F1 ATP synthase subunit delta gives MAELSTVARPYAEALFGAACDDKAGLVSWADLVGELAQVAANADVREAMTDPRLNDAQRAQVFTSLIKSPLPQAARNFIDLLVQNDRLLLLPIIATQFVDLKNRYEGTAQAEITSAFELSDAQVKELIAALEVKFGLKLKPQVTIDPSLIGGVRVAVGDQVLDTSVKAQLARLRDTLAA, from the coding sequence ATGGCTGAACTTTCCACTGTTGCCCGCCCCTACGCCGAAGCGTTGTTCGGCGCTGCGTGCGACGACAAGGCTGGCCTGGTCTCATGGGCCGACCTCGTCGGCGAATTGGCCCAGGTTGCCGCCAATGCCGATGTGCGCGAGGCGATGACCGATCCGCGCCTGAACGACGCTCAGCGCGCTCAGGTGTTCACCAGCTTGATCAAGTCGCCGTTGCCGCAGGCCGCGCGCAATTTCATCGACCTGCTGGTGCAGAACGACCGGCTGTTGCTGCTGCCCATCATCGCCACGCAATTCGTCGATTTGAAGAATCGCTACGAGGGCACGGCGCAGGCGGAAATCACCAGCGCGTTCGAACTGAGCGACGCTCAGGTCAAAGAGCTCATCGCCGCGCTCGAAGTCAAATTCGGTCTCAAGCTCAAGCCGCAAGTCACTATCGATCCCTCGTTGATCGGTGGCGTGCGCGTGGCCGTCGGAGACCAGGTGCTCGATACTTCCGTGAAAGCCCAACTGGCCCGGCTGCGCGATACGCTGGCCGCCTGA
- a CDS encoding primosomal protein N' — MNGHVRSVWVRVALDVPLHGPFDYRMPQGGGVVAAGSRVIVPFGRRKLVGVVLELPAEPAIDPAQVKEVEQVLEDLPPFTADWMRLARFAADYYQRPLGEVMLPALPPPLRKPSAYQGKRSGAGPVARLDARKPRSQAGAVAADTAPPLNAEQAAAVAAIGAIAGFKPLLLHGVTGSGKTEVYLHAAQTVLAAGKQVLLMVPEINLTPQLEAALRARLESLVGQDGLAVLHSGLSDGERLQAWARVQRGQARMLLGTRMAIFAPLPDLGLIVVDEEHDTSYKQQDGLRYSARDLAVWRAHDRKIPVVLGSATPSLESWHHAQRGHYLLLTLANRARAAELPQIRLVDTRRLPLKHGLSPQLIDAITERLARGEQALVFLNRRGYAPVLHCASCGWMTHCPRCSACTVLHRTGGYRLHCHHCGYQGPVPRACPDCGDQDLQPMGRGTQRVEEHLAELFPEARIARIDADSTRRKGSAQALFASVHAGEVDILVGTQMVAKGHDFSRLGLVGVLNADSMLFSQDFRAPERLFAQLMQVAGRAGRHTGGGEVLIQTAYPEQPVYQALLRHDYAGFARHSLEEREVTGMPPFAYQALLTAEAREVAQALAFLQSARDAGAALNETITLYDPVPLRIVRVANVERAQLLVESASRPALQAFLPYWMDTIAALATRVRWQLEVDPLDI, encoded by the coding sequence ATGAACGGCCATGTCCGCTCCGTCTGGGTTCGCGTTGCGCTGGACGTGCCTTTGCACGGCCCTTTCGATTACCGCATGCCGCAAGGCGGCGGCGTCGTTGCGGCCGGCAGCCGGGTCATCGTGCCCTTTGGGCGGCGCAAACTGGTCGGGGTGGTGCTCGAGCTGCCGGCCGAGCCTGCTATCGATCCGGCTCAGGTGAAGGAGGTCGAACAGGTATTGGAGGATCTTCCCCCTTTCACGGCAGACTGGATGCGTTTGGCGCGTTTCGCCGCTGACTACTATCAGCGTCCCTTGGGCGAGGTCATGCTGCCTGCCCTGCCCCCGCCGCTGCGCAAGCCCTCGGCTTATCAGGGCAAACGTTCTGGCGCCGGCCCGGTGGCGCGTTTGGATGCGCGCAAGCCGCGTTCCCAGGCGGGCGCCGTGGCGGCGGACACGGCGCCCCCGCTGAATGCAGAGCAGGCAGCCGCCGTGGCGGCCATCGGCGCGATCGCGGGTTTCAAACCCCTGCTATTGCATGGGGTGACCGGTAGCGGCAAGACCGAAGTCTATTTGCATGCTGCGCAAACGGTGTTGGCGGCCGGCAAGCAAGTGTTGCTGATGGTTCCGGAAATCAATCTCACGCCCCAGCTGGAGGCGGCGCTACGCGCGCGGCTGGAGAGTCTGGTCGGTCAGGATGGTCTGGCGGTATTGCATAGCGGCTTGTCCGATGGCGAGCGTTTGCAGGCCTGGGCGCGGGTGCAGCGCGGGCAGGCCCGGATGTTGCTGGGCACGCGTATGGCGATTTTTGCGCCCTTGCCCGATCTGGGACTGATCGTGGTCGATGAAGAACACGACACTTCATATAAGCAACAGGACGGTTTGCGATACTCGGCTCGCGATCTGGCCGTCTGGCGCGCCCATGACCGCAAGATTCCGGTGGTGCTGGGCTCTGCAACCCCTTCGCTGGAGAGCTGGCATCACGCGCAGCGGGGGCACTATCTGCTTCTGACGCTGGCCAATCGCGCGCGCGCGGCCGAGCTGCCCCAGATCCGGCTGGTGGATACGCGGCGCCTGCCGCTCAAGCACGGGCTGTCGCCGCAATTGATCGACGCGATCACCGAGCGGCTGGCGCGGGGCGAACAGGCGCTGGTTTTTCTTAACCGGCGCGGCTATGCGCCGGTGCTGCATTGCGCGTCCTGCGGCTGGATGACGCACTGTCCGCGCTGCTCGGCCTGCACGGTCTTGCATCGCACGGGCGGCTATCGGCTGCACTGCCACCATTGCGGCTATCAGGGGCCGGTTCCGCGCGCCTGCCCGGATTGCGGCGATCAGGATCTGCAACCGATGGGGCGCGGCACGCAGCGCGTCGAAGAACATTTGGCCGAGTTGTTTCCCGAAGCGCGGATCGCCCGTATCGATGCCGACAGCACGCGCCGCAAGGGTAGCGCGCAGGCCTTGTTTGCTTCGGTCCATGCGGGCGAGGTGGACATCCTGGTGGGGACGCAGATGGTGGCCAAGGGACATGATTTCTCGCGTCTGGGGCTGGTCGGCGTGCTCAATGCCGATTCCATGTTGTTCTCGCAGGATTTCCGTGCGCCCGAGCGTTTGTTTGCCCAGTTAATGCAGGTTGCCGGACGAGCCGGACGTCACACCGGGGGCGGTGAAGTGCTGATTCAGACTGCTTATCCCGAGCAGCCGGTGTATCAGGCCTTGCTGCGGCACGATTACGCTGGCTTTGCCCGTCATTCGCTCGAAGAGCGCGAGGTGACCGGCATGCCGCCCTTTGCCTATCAGGCTTTGCTGACCGCCGAGGCGCGCGAAGTGGCCCAGGCGTTGGCTTTCTTGCAGTCTGCGCGCGATGCTGGCGCGGCCTTGAACGAGACGATTACACTTTACGATCCCGTACCCCTGCGCATTGTGCGGGTGGCAAACGTAGAGCGCGCCCAATTATTGGTGGAAAGCGCCAGCCGGCCGGCCTTGCAGGCCTTCTTGCCGTACTGGATGGACACGATCGCGGCCTTGGCTACGCGGGTGCGTTGGCAACTGGAGGTGGATCCCCTCGATATCTGA
- a CDS encoding F0F1 ATP synthase subunit B codes for MNLNATIFFQMLVFFVLGWFTMKFVWPPLTKAIDERRQKIADGLAAAEKGKADLAQAQARVSLIEASAKSETHARIVDAEKQAAGLIEQARRDAETERARIVAQAAQDAAAEVQRARDALRDEVAVLAVKGAEQILKREVDARAHAELLNQLKAQL; via the coding sequence GTGAATCTGAACGCGACGATCTTCTTCCAGATGCTCGTGTTCTTCGTTCTGGGCTGGTTCACGATGAAATTCGTGTGGCCGCCCCTGACGAAGGCGATCGATGAGCGCCGCCAAAAAATCGCCGACGGCCTTGCCGCCGCCGAGAAAGGGAAAGCCGACCTGGCCCAGGCCCAAGCGCGCGTCAGTCTGATCGAAGCTTCTGCCAAATCTGAAACCCACGCTCGCATTGTCGACGCTGAGAAGCAAGCCGCTGGCCTGATCGAACAGGCTCGCCGCGACGCCGAGACCGAGCGCGCCCGTATCGTGGCGCAAGCCGCTCAGGACGCTGCTGCGGAAGTTCAGCGTGCCCGTGATGCGCTGCGCGACGAAGTCGCCGTGCTGGCGGTCAAAGGTGCTGAGCAGATCCTCAAGCGCGAGGTGGATGCCCGCGCCCATGCCGAGCTGCTGAACCAGCTCAAGGCGCAGCTTTAA